The nucleotide sequence ATGAGCTCCTATTGCTTCACCTTTAGTCCTCCTAATCTTCGCAAGCAAAGCTACATAGTTGGGGATCGCAAGGATTTTACCTTCTGGGAGGTTGTCAACACAGTATTCAATGATGTCCAAGCTCTGCTCTATCTCATAAATTCTGACCATAGTAATGTCGTAGGCATCTCCTCTCGCTTCTCCAACTATATCTTGAGGAACAACGGCTCTAACGTCAATATCTGCATAAGCATCGTAGGGCATGTCCTGTCTGATGTCCATTCTTAGACCAGCCGCTCTTGCAGTGGGCCCAACAACATTGAGCTTGAGTGCCAGCTCTTTTGAAAGCTGAGCAACTCCTCTAGTTCTTGCCTTATAGACTGGGTCTGAGAGTATTATCTCCTTCATCTTTTCAGTGAGCTCCCAGTAGTAAGTTATCATATCCTTTAGGGCTTTTATGTGACTCTCTTTGATGTCTCTCCTCACACCGCCAATCATGAAAACCGAATAGTTGATTCTGTTTCCAGTTAAAAGCTCCAGTAAATCGAGGACTTTTTCTCTTCCTTTCCATATCCAGAACAAAAGTGAGTCAAACCCCATCTCGTGAGCTATCACTCCCAACCAGAGCAGATGACTGTGAATCCTCTCAAGCTCTGCTATGATCGGTCTTATGTACTGCGCTCTTGGAGGAGCTTCAATCCCTAACGCTTTCTCCGCTGTAATCACGAATGCGTATGGGTGGGATATTGAACAGATTCCACAGATTCTTTCTGAGAGATAAAGTGTCTGTATGGCATTTCTCTTCATTCCCATGTACTCGATTCCCCTGTGGGCAAATCCTCTCTTCACATCAACTTTAACAACCTTTTCCCCCTCTATCTCAGCCTCGACTCTGATTGGCTCTTTTAATGCTGGATGAATTGGACCTATAGGAATATAGTAAGCAGATTTAGGCATTTTCCCCACCTTTCTTTCTTATTTCCCTAACGCTCTTGTGTGTGTGCTTAATCATGTCATCAACACCATACTCATCCCTTCTCCATGGATATTTCCCTTCAGGCCAGTCGTCAGGCAAGAAGAGGTGTCTCTTGTTCTTTAAGCCCTCAAATTCAACGCCAAGCATCTCTCTTATTTCTCTTTCATTTGTCTCTGCCCCAATCATTAAGTCCGTAATTGTTGGAAGAATCAATTCACTTTTTGGAAGGTCAAACTTCAGCGTTATGCTTATTTCCCCCCATGGATGTCCATGATAAACTCCAAAGGAATAGATCATCTTTATAACATCTCCTCCAGTGTCCTCACCAGTTATGAAGTGTAAATGTGGATAATCAATGTCAAAAATTGTTTCAACAGCTTTTCTGAATGCGGATTTATCAATCTCAGCCCAAATTTCATAAAGGGTTCTCTTTCTCCTGACTCCCATTGTATATTCCTTTATCTCATAGCTCAGCAGTGCATCTCCAAGAGATTCCTTAAGCTTTTCAAGGATTTGTTCTACATTCATTCTTTCTTCCCCTCCAATTCCTTTTCCAACTTCTCCAGCTTGAGCCATGCCTTAACGACGGCGTCTATGATAGCCTCTGGTCTTGGTGGGCAACCAGGAACGTAGATATCAACAGGAATTATCTCATCTATTGGCCCAACTAGATTGTAGGAGTCGTAAAAGACACCCCCACTTGTTCCACAGTTCCCAACTACAATGACTGCTTTTGGATCTGGCATCTGCTCGTATATTCTCTTCAGCTTGTCAGCAAAGTCCCTTGGAATCGCCCCAGTAACCAAAAGCACATCCGCATGCCTCGGCGAACCCACCAATTTGATTCCAAACCTTTCAGCATCATATCTTGGTGTGAGTGCAGCGATGATTTCAATGTCACAGCCGTTACATGAACCTCCCGAAGCATGAAAAACCCAAAGAGAGCGTTTAAAATTCGTAAGCTTTCCCATATCAGGCACCTCCTACAAGGAGGAAGAGAATTATTGTTCCCACTCCAAGGTACCAGAGTATGTAGTCTCTAAGGTCGCCTGTATGAATTGTCTGCAGAATGTTGTAGTAGCCCTTTAATGCCTCAATGAAACCCCAATAGATATCACTAGCCTTAACTTGGATTTTTTCTTTTGATGGCTCAATGTTACCACTCAAATATGGCTTAACCTGTTCTGTATCTTTCTTATAGCCCGGGTTTCCTCTGGAATAAATCAGGTAACCTATTAGTGCAAAGGGTATAAGGAAAGCCAACCACAGCAATGGGCTCCAATATCCTGCACCTGTAACTAGTCTTGGTATCATGCTAAACCACCCCATGTTTGATATTGAGCTATCCTGATTAGTGCATCAACAGCCGGATACACTAACTTGTCAAGCACTACATCCGGGAACAGACCAAAGAGTATACAGAGCAACGCTAGAATCACCATTGCCACAATCATTGGCTTTGGAACTTCTTTTGCGTTCTCAAACTTCTCCAATGGTGGTCCTAAGAATGCCGAAGCGAACACTTTAACGAATGAAGCAAGCGTTAATATGCTCGTAACCATTGCAAATACTGCCAAGAGGGGGTTTAATCTGTATGAACTTTCATAAATTAGGAACTTGCTTGCAAATCCATTGAATGGCGGCAGACCAGATATGGCAGCGGCACCAACGATGAAACATAGAGTTGTTATAGGCATTTTTCTCGCTAATCCTCCCATTTCGTTGAGGTTTCTTGTTCCTGTTACGTAGAATAGAGCACCAGCAGTCATTAAGAGCAAGCTCTTGTAGATGATGTGATTTATTATGTGGAAAATTCCTCCAGCCATTGCTGTTTTACCAAACTCTGCTAATGCCTTAGGATCATGGAGAACCGTTAAGCCAACACCGACACCAAGGAGCATGTAACCTGTCTGTGAGATAGCGTGATAGCTCATAAGCCTCTTCACGTCTTTCTGAACCAAGGCCATTGTAACTCCAATGAACATTGTCAGAACGCCGAGAACTGACATTATCCACCCAACTCTCGCTAAGCTGATTGATATGTTTGCAAAGAGTGTGAAGCTGACTCTAAAGAGAGCATATAGACTTGCATAAGTTGACACCAATAAGACAGGGTTTATACCAGCTGGAACCTCTGTATAAGCGTCAGGAACCCAGTAGTGCATTGGCACTGAACCACACTTCATTGCAAATGACGTGAAGAGCAAGCCAAATGCTATCATGTCAAGGGTGTTGAAGGACACTTGCTTGCTTATGTATGCCAAGTTCAAGTTCCCATATTCCCCATAGAGAATTCCAATGGCAAAGAGAACCATCAGTGAGGCAACAGCACTAACGATAAGGTATTTGATTCCAGCTTCGCTTGCTTCACCACGATAGTTCCTAAAGCCAACCAACGCTGAACCCGCTATACCAGCTATTTCAAGGAACACGAATAAGTTGAATAAATCTCCAGTAAGAACCATGCCCAAGATACCGACCTCTAATAGGAGCAACAAAGCATAGTATTTCTCTAAGCCGCTTTCCGCTTTAACATGGCTGTAAGAGTAGAGGGCACCAATAAAGCTCATTAGTGTCGCTGAGATTGCCATGAAAGCTCCAATACCATCAATTTCAAACATAATTCTTATCGGCACTTTATAGCCTGATGGAAGCACGAGAGTTGGCCTATCAGCGCCAAAGACATACACTATTACTCCATTAAGCCTAACCTGATACATTAATAGGAGTGAAAGGCCAACAGTGACAGCTGTTATTAATATGGCCCATACAGCTGCAAGGTTCTGCTTTTTCTTGAATAACGGTGCAACAAATGCTCCAAAGAGTGGAATTGCTATCATTAATGCCGGCAGATGCTCAATCATCCTCTCAGCCTCCTGATTTTTGTAACATCAAGGGTTCCGTAGTGCTTGTAGATGTTCACAGCAAAAGCGAGCATTAGAGCTGAGACGGCGACACCGATGACAATGCTCGTAAGTGTTAATGCCTGTGGAGTTGGCAGAACCATATTTTGCGGATTTGCAGCTTCTGGAGGTGCTAAAGTATAGATTGGAGCATAACCACCTTTCACATAGCCCAATGCGACCAAAAACAGGTTTACAGCCCCTTCAAGAATTTCAATTCCAATGACCACCTTGATTAAATTCCTCTTGAATCCTATGGTGTAAAATCCTATTGCTAAGAGAAGTGCAACTATTATGAAAGGAAAGTTCACAAAAACTTCACCACTCATCCCTCTCCCTCCTCATGATCAGGAAGAATATCAGCACTATACTGGTAAGACCAGCGAGAACCTTCATTCCAACGAAGATGTTCATGTAGGAAAGTGTTCCACCAGTGTTTAGGTAGCCTGGATTTATTCCAACTGGTGTCTTCCCCCCAAAGATCGGAAATCCACTGTTTGCAATTATGTTTTTGAAGAATGTGTAACCAGCAAATCCCAAGCATGCCATTCCTAAGAAGCCCAGTGCACCAATGCTTTCAAACACATTGAGTGGAACTTTCTCAAATAATGTTTTTATGGTTTCATACCTATTAGCAACTATTAACAACGCTAATCCACTCGCAAACACTGCTCCTCCCTGGAAACCTCCTCCTGGTGTAAGATGGCCATGAAGGATTATGTAGCTTCCAAAGACAAGTATCAACGGAGCTAATATCTTGGTTGTAGTCTTTATGATAGTCGTTGTCATCCTTTCACCTCCCTCCTACGCAGCACCATTAAGACTCCGGAAACCGCTGTAAATAGAACAGTTGCTTCACCGAGAGTATCAAAACCTCTGTAATCAAAGACTATGCTTGTGACAACGTTGTTAGCTGAGGCTTCAATCTGGGCATGAGTTATGAACCAGTCATCCATCTCCCTGTGCGGAGGCTCTCCGAAAGGTCTTAAGCTGATCATTGCAGCAAGGAGGAAGAGCGTGAAGCCAATGAAAGCCAGCAAGCCAAGAGAAGTCCTCATTCTACCACCTCCTCATCGGTGGTGTTCTTTATAGCCAGCAGATACATCGCCGTTGTTAGACACGCACCAACGCCAGCTTCAGCTATTGCAACATCTGGAGCTTGGAGAACATAGAATTCCAGTGATAAAATTAGGCTGAACACTGCCATGGCGATTACGGCCATAATAAGGTTCTTGAATCTAATAGCAACTATTGCGCTAACGAGTAGTCCTATTCCAATTAGTATTTGCAAAATCCAGAAAAACTCCATAAAGTTCATAGCCTCCCCTCCAGTTCATCTATTACAGCTCCATATGGCCTAATTCCCGATTTTCTCGCAGCTCTTCCGATTGCATGGGCACCAACTGGGTTTGTTAGCACCAGAAAGATTACAACGAGAGCTGAGTGAATCCCTATTGTTACCCATCTTAGGTCATGTGTTGGGAGCCAGTTGTAAATTGAATACACCACCGTTGCAAGAACTATGAAAATAGTCCCAAATGTTGTACATTTTGTTGCTGCATGAATCCTTGTGTAAACATCTGGAAATCTGAGGATTCCAACGCTTGCAAGGAAGTTAAAGATTACCCCAATTGCCAAGAAAATTGTGATTATATACTCAATCATGCTATCCCCACCTTCTTCTTTACTAAATACCTTGCAATATAGAGCGTGGCAATGTAACTCAGAACTGCATACACCAGTGCAACATCAATGAACACAGCTTGCTTCGTAATTACACCATAGATAACCATTGCACCAGCCGTTGTTGTGGTCATTGAATCTAGAGCAACTGCCCTGTCTGGAATGGTAGGGCCGAGAAGGAGTCTAATCAGTGTTAACATTGCTGAAAATAGAAGCAAAACCAACGCAACCATAAATGCACTAATCACATTCATTCCGCAATCCTCCTTGCCCATTTTGGAAGGTAACCACAAAGCTCTTCAGGAGTTGGTTTTTCCTTTCCAGGCGGAACATGGATCCAGTGCACGTACAAATTGCCATCTTCGTCAATTTCAAGAGTAAACGTTCCCGGGGTTAAAGTTATTGAATTTGCCAAAAGAGTTCTGCTTTCGTCTCTTGTAAGTCCAGGAGATATTTTAACAATGCCAGGCCTTATTTTCCCTGTTATAACTCTATAAGCTACATCAAGATTTGCCTTTGCCATTGCAAAGAAAAATGGCCCAACTGCATATATTATGAAAAGAACCCATCTCCTCGGACTAAAGAAATATTCGAGCTTTTCATCCATGATGTTCCGTGTTAAATACCCAATTATCGCTGCAATAATGAATCCGGCGATTAGTTCTTCTTTGCTCCATGCGATTATATTCCCCGAACCCGCTGTAAGCAGTAAATACACAATAAACGACCAAAGGAAAGATGTTACAAACGCCATTCTTTCACCTCGGCTTTAAGTTTTAAACCTTTATAGGGCATTTTTAGGATTAATCTCATTTTAAATTTGCTAAAAATTCTTAAATATATTTCTAAAACGAAAGGTTATAAACCTAATATTTTGACAAATGAAAAAGTCACTAAACTTTACAAACTATTTAACACAAAGAGACATTAATGAACAAAGATTCTCACTACAGTTTATGTTAGTTCAGAAAAAATGTTGAAAATGGTTATACCTTTGTAAAGGTTTACAAAAAGCAAAAAGAACATGACACTTAATAAAACACTAATGCTAACAAATAAGAAAAAATTAGAGAACATGCTACTCTTCGTATTCCTCAATAGCACCAAACCTACAGACACTTGCACATATGCCACAGCCAACACACTTGTTTGGATCAATCTTATGTACTTTTCCTGGGGCTCCGGTTATAGCGTTCTGTGGACATTTCCTTGCACATAACGTACATCCCTTACATTTATCTGGAATTATGCGGTATTTCTTGACTTTTTTGCTCTTCTGTGCCTCTATCATTTCCTCGATTTCTTCATCTTTGAGCCACCTTAAGTTGTCATCGTATTTATCGTAAGTAGCAAGGAGGAACTCTTTGCTCATTTCCAGAGCATTTACCGGACACACATCCACACACTGAGCACAGAACACACATCTACCGAGCCAGAAGGTTACTTTTTTGATTTCTGGTATAAACTCAATAACACCTGCTGGACAAACTGTCACACAGAGCTTACAACCAACACACTTGTCAGGATAGTAGATTAGCTTTCCTCTAAATCCATCTGGAGTTGGAACTGGCTCAGTCTTTGGGAACATGTTTGTTGCTGGTTTTCTGAAAAGATTTGAGAGGACTGTGGAGAGAGTCGGAGGTATCTTCATACTATCACCCCCAATAGATCAATTGCAAGGATTAATGATCCAATTATCGCAGCAGGAAGGAGTCTAAGCCAGAATATTTGCACTGCCTGGGTAATTCTTAGCCTTCCGGTTATCGCTCTAAAGATGCTCATGCTGATGAATAACACTATAAAGACCTTAAGTGTGTGGAAGAGTACGTCAACAATGAGAGCTGGTGTTCCGCTGAGTCCAACATAAGCACTTATGCCCCATGGGAAGAAAATGGCAACAACTAAGCTTGCACTTACGAACATTTTTAGAGCATTGCTGAGTTCAAATAATGCAAGATGCCTTCCGCTATACTCAGCCATTGGACCTTCAGCAACTTCAGTCTCCGCTTCTGGAATGTCAAAGAAACCAACTTCGATTTCACTTGCCAACCAAGCCAAGAACACAAAGAGCAATATAAATGTTCCAATGAAAGCTAGGGGTGTTCCAAGTTCCCATATGTTGCGCTGGTAAAATGTTGCCAAGCTGAAAGGCTTTTCAACCCCGAGATGACTCAATCTCCAGAGAATTGTGAAGAGCCCAAGCATCATTGGGATCTCCCTTGAAACTAATATTATCATCTCTCTCTGAGCACCTATTTGAGCATAAGGTGAGCCAGAGCTTATTGCTCCTAAAACCCTGATGAAGCCAATGAGGGTTAACAAGTAAATGAATACGATTACGTCACCCTTGGTGGCAAAGAGGGGAGCAAAGCCCATTGGAGTGTAAGCTAATAATGCTATTGAAACAGCTAAAGCCAAAACTGGAGCCAGCTCATAGAACTTATTGGCATGCTTTGGAATTATTGATTCTTTGCTCATGAGCTTTAGGAAATCATAGAATGGCTGGAGCAGAGGAGGCCCTACTCTGCGTTGCATTCTTGCGACTAACTTTCTGTCAAGTCCCTCCCAGAGGAGTGAGGCAAATGAAACGTAAAGATAAAGGGCAATTAAACCAAGAGTGGCATATAGAATGTTCATAGTATGCACCTCCCTATTCCAATTTTCTCAGGTTTTGCTTTGATGTTTGGATTGATTTCCTTGGTCTTCTTTATTGACTCTTTAAGCAAATCAACCTCTGTTAGAATTCTCTTCCTTCCAGTTTCGGCATCAATCACCGCTACTCTATCAGTACAGCTCAAGCACGGATCAATTGAAGCTATAGCAACTGGGACATCAGCCAATTGTTCACCAACTAAAGCCCTTGCAACTGCAAAGAGGTTCGGAAATGTTGGCTCTCTCATCTTCCACTTTGCTGGGCCATCTCTTCCAGGTTCAGCCCTTACGTAGTGTATGGTCTCACCTCTTGGAGCTTCGTATCTTCCAATTCCTTCACCCTCTGCTTTCTTGAGCTTGAAGAGTATCATGTTGTCCTTTGGAAATGCCTTAATCTTTCCTTCTGGCATCTGATCCAATGCTCTCTCAATAATTTCCATACTCTGCCAAAGCTCACCGACTCTTACTACCATCCTATCAAAAACATCTCCTTTGATTACACCTGTGAACTCCTTAGGTGTTACTGGCTTAACTCCCAAGTCTGGGTAGACTCCAAGCTTTTCGTTGTATCTAACGTCCTTCTTAATGCCACTTCCTCTTGCTGTTGGACCTTGAGCACTGTACTCAATTGCTATTCTCTTTGGTATAACACCAGAGTCCCTCAAACGGGCTTCAACTGTTGGATCGTAGAGGAATATCTCCTCAATTTTTGGCATAATCTCTTGGCGATAATAGTAAATCATATCAAGTATTGCCCTCTTGTGCTTCTCTGTTATGTCTCTCCTAACTCCGCCAATCATGTTTCCAGCGTAGTTGACTCTGTTACCTCCAATGTCCTCAAGGATGTCCATTACCTTTTCTCTCGCCAACCAGCTCAAATGGAGAACTGTGTCGTAGCCTATTGAGTGTGCAACTACACCCAAGTTGAGCAAGTGAGAGTGTATTCTCTCAAGCTCTCCAACGATGACTCTGATATACTCTGCCCTCTCTGGGACTTCAATGCCAGCCATTTCTTCAACAGCTCTTGCATAAGTGTGGTTGTGTGAAAATGAACAGATTCCACATATTCTCTCTGCTAAATAGAGCACTTGAATCCAGTTCCTTCTCATTGCAATCCATTCAAGGCCTCTCAAGTTGTAACCGAGCTTGACATCGACGTTAATGATACGCTCACCGTCAAGGGTAATTATGAACTTCTCAGGCTCCTCCAATGCTGGGTGAATAGGACCTATGGGGATTTTAACCCAGTATTCAATCCTCTCATTCATTTTGACTCCCTCCTGTATGGATGTCCAGCATTTTTGACCATTTCGGGAGTAATTCCTGTCTCGTCGAGCCTCAATGGATAAACACCTTCTGGAAAGTCATCTGGCAAGAACAGTCTTCTGGGATCTGGGATTCCTTCGTATTTGATGCCAAGGAACTCCTGTACTTCTCTCTCGTATGGCAGAGAGCTTGGAAAGATGTCAGTTATCGTTGGCAACACTGGATCATCCTTTGAGCATGCTGTTCCAATCACAACTGACAAGCTCTCTCCCTGCTCCCAGAACATTTCCCAATGGTATTTAGCAGTAAGTCTATCTCCCCTATCCTCAGCTATTATAATGGAGAACTGTGCAGTTGGGTCAATTTCCTTGAGGAACTTGACAACATCTTTGAACTTCTCCCTGCTAACTTCAATCCAAATTCTCTTTCTTGGGTGAGGAAGTTTATTTTCAGTTATCTTGACCTCTACATCTTCAAATTTTGCCTTTATTCTCTCAGCAAATTCTTCAGGTGTCATTCTTTCTCACCTTTAATCTTTTTGATCAGCTTTTCCAATCCCAAGACAACTCCATAGAGGATTGCCTCTGGCCTTGGTGGACAACCGGGAACGTAGACATCAACTGGAATATGCTTGTCAAGTGGAGCATTTGTGAATGGACTCTCATAGAACACACTTCCGCCAGTGGGACAAGCGCCTACTGCAATTACAACTTTTGGGTCAGGTGTTTGCTCGTAAATCAGCTTAACCCTCTCAAGACTCTGGTCTGTTATTGGACCTGTGACAAGCAAAATATCCGCATGCCTCGGTGTTCCAACAAGCTTTACTCCAAATCTCTCAGCATCGTATCTTGGAGTTAACGCTGCTATAATTTCGATGTCACAACCATTGCATGAACCACTATTGACATGAAACACCCAAGGTGACCTTCCGATGTATTTACAGAGCTTTGCAATTCTTTTCTCAAGCATTTCTCTCTCACTGACTTGTGATTGAGTATTAGCCTTGACTTCTTCCATTTAATTCACCCCCATACTATCAAGACCCCAAGGATTATTGCCACAGTTATAAGAAGATAGCTCACATAGTCTGTTAACAGCCCTGTATGTTCCCTTCTGAATGCTATGAACATTCTGTTGATACCTCTGATAAGCCCCCACATGACATGTCTCCCTGTGAAATACCCTTGAATGTGTTCAAACTGTGGAATTATTTTATCCTCATCTTCACCGCTTAAGTAAACCTTGGTACCAGCTCCTACTCTCCTTGTTCCCATGCTTGCTTTCTCTCCCCACTTCATGAGGATATAGCTGATGATTAGACCAATGATGAAGACATAAATAAAGTAAAGTGCATCCCAATAGCCGAACATTTTTCATCCCCCCAACACTGCCAATACATATTTTCCTGACTCCTCAAGCATCTTTGCTGTTGGTAGCATAACACTCTCGTTTATCTGCCATGGTAGGAGACCCATGACAATTATTGCAAGGATTAGGATTATCATTGGTATTATCATAGCCTTTCCTGGATCTTTTGCCGTTTTCACTTTCTCGCTCTCCTTCCCAAAGAAGGTGAAGAGTACTCTTATGTATGCTGCAGTACAGAAGGCTGTTCCGAGAATTGCTATTGCTGCTAGGAATGGGTTATACAAAGCGGAGCTTTCATAGATGAGCCATTTGCTTGCAAATCCATTGAGTGGAGGCATGCCTATTATAGCTGCAGCACCAACCAGAAAGGCAAAGCTTGTCAGTGGCATTCTTCTTGCTAGTCCGCTAAGCTCATTGAGGTTCTTTGTACCCACTTCATGCAAAACAGCACCTGCAACAAGGAAGAGGAGTGCTTTCATAATTGCGTGATTCACTGTGTGGTATATTGCTCCAGCCAAAGCTATTTGCCCAATGTTTGTTCCATATGCTGCAAGTCCAATGCCTATGCCAAGAAGAATGTATCCTATCTGACCAACACTTGAGAATGCAAACAATCTCTTCATATCAGTCTGCACTACAGCCATGGCATTTCCGACAATTAACGTTAGGCATGCGAAGAATATAATTATCCAGCCGAGAGTTCTGATGTTGAGGCTTATATTGTAAATGCTGAAGAGTATTCTTGCTATTGCATAAACACCACCAGCCTTAATTACTAATCCAGAAAGCATTGCTGAAATTGAGCTTGGTGCTGCTGGGTGGGCATCTGCAAGCCACATGTGTACTGGAACTGCACCGCTCTTGAAGAGCAATCCACCGAGGATAAAAGCTAAGGCAACTTTGCTTACAAATGTTGGCTCCCTTGTGATGTACTGGCCTAGATAAGCCATTGTTAGAGTTCCATACTGGCCATAAAGCAGAGCAATGCCGAGAAGAATGAATGAACTTGCCAGTGAACCAACAAACATGTACTTGATTCCAGCTTCAATGCCTTCCCATGTGTCATTTCTGAATGCAACCAAAGCATAGCTAGCTATGCTCATTATCTCAAGGAAGACATAGAAGTTGAATATATCTCCCGTTATGACTATGCCGAGCATTCCAAGCTCTAAGATTAGAATCAAGGTATAGTACTTATCCAGCCCAGTATCGTGCTTCATGTATTCGAGTGAGTAGATTATTGATAGCAGTGAGACAAATGCTATTGTTACTGCTATTAACGCTCCTAGGAGATCAACTTCCCAAACAATTCTGATTGGAAAGCTTACTCCTTTTCCTAGTGGCGTTGTATCCCCAAGTGTGTACACTATTATTTGATTGGTCTTCCAGATTGTGTAAAACACATCAGTAGCTACGCCTAAAGTTACTGCACTAATTATCACTGCCCAAATATCCCTGGCTTTCTCACTGATGAGCTTGATTAGAGGCATTGAGAATGCTCCAAAGAGAGGAACGATGATTAGGAATGGCAACACATTCATCCTCTCAACCTCCTTAACTTGTTGATGTCTAAGCTTCCGTAATGTCTGTAAGCGTTAATTGTCAAGGCCATTGCTAAAGCTAGAACACAAACTCCAATGACGATGCTCGTAAGCACTAAAGCTTGAGGAATTGGGCCAACCATTGGAGTGCCCTTTAATGTTTCATAACCGGTGTAGATTGGCGCAGTTGGAAGAACTCCGTTCTCCAAGCGGTAGCCAAGGCTTATCAGAAGTAAGTGGATTCCACAGTCAATGATGTTCAAGGCTAAGATCAATTTGATTAAGTTCCTCTTGTAAAGAAATGCATAAATCCCCATGAAGATTAAGAGAAATGCAGTTACAAATTGAAACGGAATCATTTTTTCCACCTCCTAAAGAGGGCTATTGCCATCATCGCACTTACTAATCCAGTGAAGACCTTTAATCCGACAGCTAGGTTCATTATTGGTAGATAACCTGCCGAGAGCAGAGTTCCCGGCTGTCCTGCAAAGGCTATCTTATTACGCCAGAGTATGTTGTAGAAGAAAGCTATACTTAACCCAAGCATTGCAGCTCCTAAGAAAGCCAAGCCACCAAGTCCCTCAAGAGCTGAGTATAAGTTCTTGTCGTACCTCTTTCTAGCTTCATTTAACCCAAATGCGACGAGGAATAATATTCCAGCACCAGCTATCGTAGCTCCCCCTTGGAAACCACCACCTGGTGTAAGATGACCGTGGGAGATGACATAGGCTCCAAATATTCCAATGAGTGGAATCGTAGCTCTCGCCATTGTTTTAACGATTAATCCCATGTCATTCTCCATCTTCATCCCTCCTCCAAGGTCTGAGCAGTGCAACAGCACCAGCTATGGCTGTAAAGAGAACAGTAGCCTCTCCTAGGGTATCATAACCTCTGTAATCAAACACTATGTCAGTTACAATGTTGGTTCCACCAACTTCTTCGATACCATGTTCAATATAATACTGGTCAGTGTAGCGGTACTTTTGCCAGTCACTACCACCAAGACCAAATTTAAGCCCGTATTGTGGGTTAGCTACTATCAAGAGCACACCAAGGATGAACAGCAAAGCTAAAGCCCCAAAAGTCTTGTTCATGGTCCCTCACGCTCCCATCTCTCTGTCTTAGCTATTCCATACACCACTATGGCCGTAACGACACCAGCACCAACTGCTGCCTCAGCTATTGCAACGTCAGGGGCATGAAGCATGTAGAACTCTAAGCTCAGCAGAAGGCTCATTGCTGCTGAAGCCAAAGCCGCTGAAAGCAAATCCCTAAAGCTGATTGTAAGGTATGCAGCGATAAGTATTCCAATCAAAATTCCAAACTGAATGATCATGTCAACTGTGAGAACGTTCATTTTTCTCCACCCCTCTCCCTCTTGAGTTTTGCTTCATAAGCATCAACAACAGCTCTCACAGGCTTTACACCACTCAAGTGAGCAGCTTTTGCAATTGCGTGAGCACCTGTTGGGTTAGTAAGCAACAATGCTATCAATGCAACCAAACTGTGAAGTGCCATCTGAAGGTACTTT is from Thermococcus paralvinellae and encodes:
- a CDS encoding NADH-quinone oxidoreductase subunit C, giving the protein MNVEQILEKLKESLGDALLSYEIKEYTMGVRRKRTLYEIWAEIDKSAFRKAVETIFDIDYPHLHFITGEDTGGDVIKMIYSFGVYHGHPWGEISITLKFDLPKSELILPTITDLMIGAETNEREIREMLGVEFEGLKNKRHLFLPDDWPEGKYPWRRDEYGVDDMIKHTHKSVREIRKKGGENA
- a CDS encoding sodium:proton antiporter, with protein sequence MSGEVFVNFPFIIVALLLAIGFYTIGFKRNLIKVVIGIEILEGAVNLFLVALGYVKGGYAPIYTLAPPEAANPQNMVLPTPQALTLTSIVIGVAVSALMLAFAVNIYKHYGTLDVTKIRRLRG
- a CDS encoding proton-conducting transporter transmembrane domain-containing protein, whose amino-acid sequence is MIEHLPALMIAIPLFGAFVAPLFKKKQNLAAVWAILITAVTVGLSLLLMYQVRLNGVIVYVFGADRPTLVLPSGYKVPIRIMFEIDGIGAFMAISATLMSFIGALYSYSHVKAESGLEKYYALLLLLEVGILGMVLTGDLFNLFVFLEIAGIAGSALVGFRNYRGEASEAGIKYLIVSAVASLMVLFAIGILYGEYGNLNLAYISKQVSFNTLDMIAFGLLFTSFAMKCGSVPMHYWVPDAYTEVPAGINPVLLVSTYASLYALFRVSFTLFANISISLARVGWIMSVLGVLTMFIGVTMALVQKDVKRLMSYHAISQTGYMLLGVGVGLTVLHDPKALAEFGKTAMAGGIFHIINHIIYKSLLLMTAGALFYVTGTRNLNEMGGLARKMPITTLCFIVGAAAISGLPPFNGFASKFLIYESSYRLNPLLAVFAMVTSILTLASFVKVFASAFLGPPLEKFENAKEVPKPMIVAMVILALLCILFGLFPDVVLDKLVYPAVDALIRIAQYQTWGGLA
- a CDS encoding NADH-quinone oxidoreductase subunit B family protein; the encoded protein is MGKLTNFKRSLWVFHASGGSCNGCDIEIIAALTPRYDAERFGIKLVGSPRHADVLLVTGAIPRDFADKLKRIYEQMPDPKAVIVVGNCGTSGGVFYDSYNLVGPIDEIIPVDIYVPGCPPRPEAIIDAVVKAWLKLEKLEKELEGKKE
- the mbhE gene encoding hydrogen gas-evolving membrane-bound hydrogenase subunit E, encoding MRTSLGLLAFIGFTLFLLAAMISLRPFGEPPHREMDDWFITHAQIEASANNVVTSIVFDYRGFDTLGEATVLFTAVSGVLMVLRRREVKG
- a CDS encoding MnhB domain-containing protein, with amino-acid sequence MTTTIIKTTTKILAPLILVFGSYIILHGHLTPGGGFQGGAVFASGLALLIVANRYETIKTLFEKVPLNVFESIGALGFLGMACLGFAGYTFFKNIIANSGFPIFGGKTPVGINPGYLNTGGTLSYMNIFVGMKVLAGLTSIVLIFFLIMRRERDEW
- a CDS encoding hydrogenase large subunit — encoded protein: MPKSAYYIPIGPIHPALKEPIRVEAEIEGEKVVKVDVKRGFAHRGIEYMGMKRNAIQTLYLSERICGICSISHPYAFVITAEKALGIEAPPRAQYIRPIIAELERIHSHLLWLGVIAHEMGFDSLLFWIWKGREKVLDLLELLTGNRINYSVFMIGGVRRDIKESHIKALKDMITYYWELTEKMKEIILSDPVYKARTRGVAQLSKELALKLNVVGPTARAAGLRMDIRQDMPYDAYADIDVRAVVPQDIVGEARGDAYDITMVRIYEIEQSLDIIEYCVDNLPEGKILAIPNYVALLAKIRRTKGEAIGAHEAPRGEVVHYLKFDGRDGPSVWKVIAPSYNNINSWAPLLLGAEVADIPIVVAYIDPCMCCNDRVALLKTPEGRVLGYEYIHRKAVEKTRRIEREVKK